CATTTTATTTCTGTAACCGAAAAGCAGCTTCGAAGGGATGGTCGGATGCACCACAGCATCCTCGATAAAGCCGATATGTTTTAAGGAATCGATCACATGCTGCTGTTTGTAGAAAATTTGTTTGCCATATTCCAAAAACTGCCACTTGCAGCCTCCGCAGAAGCCACTGAACTCGCACGGGGGATTTATCCTGTCTGGTGAGGGCTCAATCAGTTTTACAATGCGACCATTGGCAAAATTTTTCTTTTTTTTGGTTATTTGAATCGATACCAGATCTAACGGTACAGCCTGATCAACAAATACAGCAAAGCCGTCCACACGCGCAATGCCTTTGCCGCCAAAGGCCATGTCTGTGATCTTAACATCAATAATTTGTCCTTTTTTAATTGTCATTTTCTTAAATTATGTTTATCCTCTTAACCTGTTAGAATTAATTGAGGAGGCCGGGGGTTTCTCCTTAAAGGTTTTTGGTAAGCCGTTGCGTTTTAATGATCGTCAACGGTTCGCCTTGGGGATGGCCTATTCGCCCGTACAAGCCTTAACAAATTATTACAGTGCTTTGCAGCCGCCCCCTATATTCTGCGTTACGCTCATACAGGCAGAGACGATCATCGCCATCGTGGGAATCTGTCTACTGGGGCTGGCTCAAATCTTATTTCAGCGAGATAGCTGCCGTACGTCAGTTCCTCGATATTATTGTTAAGGCTTGTACGGGCGAATAGGCCATCCCCAAGACGAACAGAGCAGGGATTGAAAAACTCCCCGATTTCTCAATTAATTATAAATACGATAAACTCAAAATGAAATCAATCTGTAAAAAATTAAGTTTTTTTTCCGATAGTTTCCTGCTCAGAGGAATACTTCATATACCGTCTGCTGAGAAAGGTCCGGTTGTGATAGGATCCCACGGTCTTTTAAGCAACAGCAGTTCACCAAAACAAATTGAGCTGGCCCGAAGATGCAACGATCTGGACATTGCCTATTTTAGATTTGACCATCGAGGCTGCGGGGAAAGTGAAGGTAATTTTAAAGAAGTCACTTCGCTTGAAGCAAGGCGTATCGATATCCTGAGTGCCATTGAAACAATTCGAAACCAGGGATATATGGGCAGCAGGATAGGACTTTTCGGGAGCAGCCTGGGAGGTGCGGCATGCATATCAACGGCAAGTGCAACTAAAATAGATTCCATGGTTGTCAACGCAGCCCCGCTTAGAAGTCGTACGATAAAAAAGTCGGATGAAATAAAATGCCAAGCAGAATATCCAAGATTTTCCTTTGACATATCGGACCGGATTTCCGGGATTGATAATATTCTCATTTTCCACGGGGATGCCGATGATGTGGTTCCATTTTCCAATGCACTTGAGCTATACCAGAAGGCAGGGAACACTAAGAAGCTAATCATACAGAAAGACGGAGATCATTTGATGAGCAATAAGACCCACCAGAAGGAGTTCATTGGCGAAGCAGGGATATGGTTTAAGGAAAGGCTGTTTGCAACCCAATCACCAAGATACAGTTGATCCCTGTTGAAGGGTGAATCGAGACAGTTATATTGATGGGTCGGGGAGTTTTTTAATCTCTACTCAGTTCATCCGGAGAAGCGCCCATTTGCCCGTATCAGCCTTAACAATGATTTTGAGAAACCGGCGTACGGTCCGCCTAGGCGGACTGAGATTCGATTTGAACCAGCCCCAAAGGATAGAACCTCACGGCAGCGTTAATCATCTCTGCCTGTATGGATTTAATTGAGAAGATAGGGGGCGTGTACAGAGTGCTGGAATTATTTGTTAAGGCTGATACGGGCAAATGGGCGCTTCTCCGGATGAACCTCTATCAACCATTAAATAACAAACAATTCACCAAAAATGCCATTAATAAGAAACTCCCCGATGCCTCAGTTATGCTATTCTTTAAGCGCGTAAGAGCTCTTTCCGTAACAGGTCGAGTGCGGTCATGGCAAAGATTTTTTTATTCATTGGGCGATTGAAAGATGAAAAATGAAAGCGATGTGCGTAGACAGTGTCAGGGGTTGCCACACCGATACAGACTGTTCCCACAGGTTTGCTTTCAGTCCCGCCGTCAGGGCCGGCAATACCTGTGGTTGAAAGACCGTAAGTTGCATTAGAGATCCGCCGTGCACCTTTTGCCATCTCTTTTGCCGTCTCTTCATGTACGGCACCGTTTTTTTCCAGTGTAGAAGGGGAAACGCCAAGAACTTTTATTTTAGCATTATTTGAATAGGTGACTCCTGAAAAAAGAAAAAAATCGGAGCTGCCTGAAACATTGGTAACCAGGTGAGATATAAGACCGCCTGTGCAGCTTTCAGCAATCGCTACAGTGGCCTTTTTCTCAACCAGAAGATCAGCGACCACCCTTTCCATGGATTTACCGTTAATAGACACTATCCTTTGGCCGAATTTGTGTGATATCCAGTCAGTTGCCTTGTCCAATAATTCATTCAGGTCATTTTCATCTTTTCCGGTTCCATAAAGTTTTACCTGAATGACCGGGAAGTTCGCGCGCAAGCCCAGTTTCAGTTGTTTAAAAAGATTGGGAAAATCAGAAAGTTTTTCATTTACCGCCGCTTCAGTGAGGCCGAAGGTTGGGATCATCCTGTTTCGACAATAAGTTCTTATTTTTCCCTGAAGTTTTTCAATTCGAGGCAATACTTTATCCAAAAGCATTTTTCGCATTTCCGGCGGAACACCGGGAAGAAAGAAAAAAAGGCACTTATTTATTTTTAAAGAAAATCCCGGAGCCGAACCGATTGGATTGAATAAGCAATCGGATCCCTTTGGAAGCATGGCCTGTTTTTTGTTTGATGAAGTAAAAAGGCGTTTTCGGATTTTAAAAAAATTTTCAACGGAGTTTAAAGCTTCCTGGTTGATCACCAGGTTTACTCCGGCGGCTTTGGCTGCGACCTCGGAAGTTAAATCATCCGACGTGGGACCCAGACCGCCTGTTACAATGCATATGTCAGTGCGGCTGCCTATTTCTCTGAGGATGGCGGTGAGGATATGCGGGTCATCTCCCACACAACTGTGTCTGATCACGGCTATCCCTTTTTCTTCAAGCTTTTGTGAAATATGAGCTGAGTTGCTG
This sequence is a window from Thermodesulfobacteriota bacterium. Protein-coding genes within it:
- a CDS encoding alpha/beta hydrolase, encoding MKSICKKLSFFSDSFLLRGILHIPSAEKGPVVIGSHGLLSNSSSPKQIELARRCNDLDIAYFRFDHRGCGESEGNFKEVTSLEARRIDILSAIETIRNQGYMGSRIGLFGSSLGGAACISTASATKIDSMVVNAAPLRSRTIKKSDEIKCQAEYPRFSFDISDRISGIDNILIFHGDADDVVPFSNALELYQKAGNTKKLIIQKDGDHLMSNKTHQKEFIGEAGIWFKERLFATQSPRYS
- a CDS encoding competence/damage-inducible protein A; this translates as MKAEILATGDEIRSGALIDSNSAHISQKLEEKGIAVIRHSCVGDDPHILTAILREIGSRTDICIVTGGLGPTSDDLTSEVAAKAAGVNLVINQEALNSVENFFKIRKRLFTSSNKKQAMLPKGSDCLFNPIGSAPGFSLKINKCLFFFLPGVPPEMRKMLLDKVLPRIEKLQGKIRTYCRNRMIPTFGLTEAAVNEKLSDFPNLFKQLKLGLRANFPVIQVKLYGTGKDENDLNELLDKATDWISHKFGQRIVSINGKSMERVVADLLVEKKATVAIAESCTGGLISHLVTNVSGSSDFFLFSGVTYSNNAKIKVLGVSPSTLEKNGAVHEETAKEMAKGARRISNATYGLSTTGIAGPDGGTESKPVGTVCIGVATPDTVYAHRFHFSSFNRPMNKKIFAMTALDLLRKELLRA